A stretch of Episyrphus balteatus chromosome 2, idEpiBalt1.1, whole genome shotgun sequence DNA encodes these proteins:
- the LOC129909793 gene encoding uncharacterized protein LOC129909793 → MSQSEATQVNPDDLQDLKNRMKLIADADPKQYHNEYSLIRYLRAFKTADAAFQAILKTNKWREEYGVQSLAESEDLKKYSNKARVLRHRDCTGRPVIYIPAKNHNSSDRDIDELTKFIVHCLEEAGKKCFEEVTDSLCIVFDLADFSTSCMDYQLIKNLIWLLSKHYPERLGVCLIINSPGFFSTIWPVIRNWLDENTAKKVIFVDNETDLCKYLIPDILPTDM, encoded by the exons ATGTCCCAATCAGAAGCTACCCAAGTCAATCCAGATGATCTGCAGGATCTCAAGAATCGAATGAAACTAATTGCAGATGCTGACCCTAAACAGTATCATAATGAATACTCTTTGATTCGTTATCTACGAGCTTTTAAAACCGCCGATGCTGCATTTCag gcAATTTTAAAAACCAACAAATGGCGCGAAGAATATGGTGTCCAATCCCTTGCCGAAAGTGAAGATCTCAAAAAGTACAGCAACAAAGCGCGTGTTTTGCGTCACCGTGACTGTACTGGACGTCCAGTTATTTATATTCCAGCGAAAAATCACAATTCATCCGATCGTGATATCGATGAACTGACCAAATTCATTGTCCATTGTTTAGAAGAAGCTggcaaaaaatgtttcgaagAAGTCACCGACAGTTTATGCATAGTCTTCGATCTAGCTGATTTCAGTACATCCTGCATGGACTATCAGCTTATCAAGAATCTTATCTGGTTGCTAAGCAAGCACTATCCTGAACGTTTGGGTGTTTGTTTAATCATCAATTCACCGGGATTTTTCTCCACAATATGGCCAGTGATTCGAAATTGGCTCGATGAGAATACTgccaaaaaagtcattttcgtaGATAACGAAACAGATTTGTGCAAGTATCTTATACCGGATATTTTGCCAACTGATATGTAA
- the LOC129909794 gene encoding exostosin-2: MKSFLKSSVLVKSNKKQQNEKIFNILTYTLVAIVIFGGVSLLWDLFEEKKHSANGFSNKKVSLDISRISEFVLEDDAELARGRNLNCSFWDCFNVYRCGQREQDRITIYVYPLTEYVDQASKQAFTLTQEYHEILKAIVESPYYTPNPNEACLFAPSIDTLNQNLLDTKLVGKALASLNYWENGENHILFNMLPGGYPEFNRVMDVNTDKALIMGGGFDSWSYRVGFDISIPVWSPRLVSHSHVVSHGEKKFLLIAAQLNMLPQHIRLLRDLADELGQYVLLLSTCPQKEVDEMTENQRINTSIRCSLPKGKRHDYPRVLGKGTFCLIARSVRLGQSDLLEIMAHNCIPVIMADNYILPFKDVIDWELASIRIREADLHSIMDKLQSVSAEKIHELQEQGKWLYERYFKDLSTITRTTLDILNDRVFPHLAKTSLQWNTPYNYKASHNPLFLPLIASKTQGFTAVILTYDRVESLFTLIQKLAIVPSLQKILVVWNNQKKLPPLPSMFPKILKPFKVIQTRANKLSNRFFPYDEIETEAILTIDDDIVMLTADELDFGYEVWREFPDRIVGFPSRIHVWDNVTLRWRYESEWTNQISMVLTGAAFHHKYWSYMYTNAMPGDIKDWVDEHMNCEDIAMNFLVANITNKPPIKVTPRKKFKCPECTNTEMLSADLNHMMERSACIDRFAKIYGSMPLQSVEFRADPVLYKDNFPEKLKRFNDIGSL, from the exons ATGAAAAGTTTTCTAAAAAGTAGTGTTTTagtaaaaagtaataaaaaacaacaaaatgaaaaaatctttaacattTTAACCTACACTTTAGTGGCTATTGTTATTTTCGGTGGAGTTTCACTTTTGTGGGATctcttcgaagaaaaaaaacactcagccaatggattttcaaacaaaaaagtttcccTCGACATTTCGAGAATTTCCGAGTTTGTTTTAGAAGATGATGCTGAATTGGCTCGTGGTAGGAATCTGAATTGTTCATTTTGGGATTGTTTTAATGTCTATCGTTGTGGGCAACGTGAACAAGATAGAATTACAATTTATGTCTATCCACTTACTGAATATGTGGATCAGGCATCGAAACAAGCTTTCACCTTGACTCAGGAATATCATGAGATTTTGAAAGCAATTGTAGAAAGTCCCTATTACACTCCAAATCCAAATGAAGCTTGTCTATTTGCTCCAAGCATTGATACACTCAATCAAAATCTATTAGATACCAAATTGGTTGGAAAAGCTTTGGCTTCATTAAACTATTGGGAGAATGGAGAGAATCATATTCTCTTCAATATGCTTCCGGGTGGGTATCCTGAATTTAATCGGGTTATGGATGTGAACACTGACAAAGCGTTGATTATGGGAGGTGGCTTTGATTCATGGAGCTATCGTGTGGGCTTTGATATATCCATTCCCGTATGGAGCCCCCGTTTAGTTAGTCACAGTCATGTCGTCAGTCATGGGGAAAAGAAATTCCTCCTGATTGCTGCTCAGCTAAACATGCTCCCTCAGCATATTAGACTTTTACGGGATTTGGCTGATGAACTTGGTCAATATGTGTTACTTCTTTCGACTTGTCCACAGAAAGAAGTCGATGAAATGACTGAAAATCAAAGAATAAACACAAGTATTCGATGTAGTTTGCCCAAAGGCAAACGTCATGATTATCCTCGAGTTCTAGGCAAAGGAACATTTTGCCTTATTGCTCGTAGTGTTCGATTAGGGCAATCGGATTTGCTCGAAATTATGGCGCATAATTGTATACCGGTTATTATGGCTGATAATTATATTCTTCCCTTTAAG GATGTCATCGACTGGGAACTTGCCTCAATTCGCATTCGTGAAGCAGATTTACATTCCATTATGGACAAGTTGCAATCAGTTTCTGCAGAAAAAATCCATGAACTTCAAGAACAAGGCAAATGGTTGTATGAACGTTATTTCAAAGATCTCTCAACCATTACAAGAACGACATTGGATATACTCAATGATAGAGTTTTCCCCCATTTGGCAAAGACTTCACTTCAGTGGAACACTCCTTACAACTATAAAGCAAGTCATAATCCTCTATTCCTGCCATTGATTGCATCAAAAACTCAAGGATTCACAGCGGTTATTCTAACTTACGATCGCGTAGAGAGCTTGTTTACTCTGATTCAAAAACTTGCCATAGTTCCATCGCTTCAGAAAATCTTAGTTGTTTGGAATAATCAGAAGAAGTTACCACCTCTTC CTTCAatgtttccaaaaatacttaaaCCATTCAAAGTAATTCAAACGAGGGCAAATAAGTTGTCGAATCGATTCTTTCCATATGACGAAATAGAAACAGAGGCTATTTTAACCATTGATGATGATATTGTTATGCTGACTGCTGATGAACTTGATTTTGG TTATGAAGTTTGGCGAGAATTCCCCGATCGTATTGTTGGCTTCCCAAGTCGTATTCATGTTTGGGATAATGTCACACTTCGATGGCGTTACGAATCCGAATGGACAAATCAAATATCCATGGTTTTAACTGGTGCAGCATTTCATCATAAATATTGGAGCTACATGTATACCAATGCCATGCCAGGTGATATAAAAGATTGGGTCGATGAACATATGAATTGCGAAGATATTGCAATGAATTTCCTTGTGGCAAATATTACAAATAAGCCACCTATTAAGGTGACACCacgtaaaaaattcaaatgtccCGAATGTACAAATACTGAAATGTTATCGGCCGATTTGAATCATATGATGGAACGATCGGCATGCATTGATCGTTTTGCTAAAATCTATGGCAGTATGCCATTGCAAAGTGTTGAATTTCGTGCTGATCCTGTGCTGTATAAGGATAATTTCCCAGAGAAACTGAAGCGTTTCAATGATATTGGTAGTTTGTAA
- the LOC129909795 gene encoding uncharacterized protein C6orf136: MTNVLRNVSTLRLVSFSNTLLRQRILYPITTNVSDMERRRNLHCRGIEPINTPLPFKISPLVNFGTEPATKPVTEKLSSDVLESSKLVKESPGQSNDSNKPTQEQLDHVFNVLRNTLPTLFIQPMDYSVYSPNLIFENNIKGKHTVGLYHYVKTVALLRTVGHLKYAYVKLEVLKITKHPEDNSVRIRWSVRGISGLKVMFQFWKVKLWKFKEILDQQEAWYDGFSTCYVGPDGLIYKHVADRVMPDQSKEANTVIKDSPLAAASVAATAAPKVAFVIGLTTDISTCIT; encoded by the exons atgaccaACGTCCTTCGAAATGTATCAACTTTGCGATTGGTATCATTTAGCAATACATTACTACGACAAAGAATTCTTTATCCAATCACCACCAATGTCAGTGATATGGAAAGAAGAAGGAATTTACACTGTCGAGGAATTGAG CCAATAAACACTCCTTTGCCCTTTAAGATAAGTCCACTAGTCAATTTTGGAACTGAACCTGCGACAAAACCTGTTACAGAAAAATTATCCTCGGATGTTCTGGAg AGTAGCAAATTAGTAAAAGAATCCCCCGGACAGTCGAATGATTCAAATAAACCAACTCAAGAGCAGTTAGATCATGTCTTCAATGTGCTGCGAAATACTCTGCCAACATTATTTATTCAACCAATGGACTATTCGGTTTATAGtccgaatttaatttttgagaatAATATTAAAGGAAAGCACACAGT AGGCCTATATCATTATGTAAAGACAGTTGCCTTACTACGAACAGTTGGTCATTTGAAGTATGCCTATGTTAAGTTGGAAGttctaaaaattacaaaacacccAGAAGATAATTCGGTGAGGATACGGTGGAGTGTTCGAGGTATTTCGGGTTTGAAG gtGATGTTCCAATTTTGGAAGGTTAAACTATGGAAGTTTAAGGAAATTCTGGACCAACAAGAAGC atggtACGATGGGTTCTCTACTTGTTATGTAGGACCAGATGGCCTTATTTATAAGCATGTTGCCGACAGA gtgatgccGGATCAAAGCAAAGAAGCTAATACAGTAATTAAAGATTCACCTTTGGCAGCAGCATCTGTTGCAGCTACTGCAGCACCAAAAGTTGCATTCGTGATTGGTTTAACTACTGACATCTCGACTTGTATAACGTAa
- the LOC129909796 gene encoding protein lin-37 homolog, with product MHNAAKYAYKRKLNEVQMARGRLKTALHDLVANSDDDEEMQSLPQKEKQRGRPKKSKIELEDEQSNKNSANLSNAGNNQMHESFVMKLFDRSLDLSKYDESTPLYPICRAWIDNTPRSPSIRSYRGRRSPTPQSRENDGGEVLEKLRDGELHEITSMPAPLNTDLFKIPSSLFDDENEEERKKTELSLKGASKAELLAAHKRRSKKVRLNWQKHSKKYYEHKYELNFQIIDELYKC from the coding sequence ATGCATAACGCTGCCAAATATGCATATAAAAGAAAACTAAACGAAGTGCAAATGGCTCGAGGACGCTTAAAAACTGCCCTCCACGATTTGGTTGCAAATAGTGACGATGACGAGGAAATGCAAAGTTtgccacaaaaagaaaaacaacgcGGACgtcccaaaaaatctaaaatagaATTAGAGGATGAACAATCTAATAAAAATTCAGCAAACCTTTCAAATGCTGGTAATAATCAAATGCATGAAAGTTTTGTTATGAAATTATTCGATCGTAGTTTGGATTTGTCGAAATACGATGAAAGCACTCCTTTGTATCCGATTTGTCGTGCTTGGATCGATAATACACCTCGTTCACCTTCAATTCGAAGTTATCGAGGCAGACGATCGCCTACTCCACAATCACGTGAAAATGATGGTGGAGAAGTTTTAGAGAAGTTACGTGATGGAGAATTGCATGAAATAACTTCGATGCCAGCACCTTTGAatacagatttatttaaaattccatCATCTTTGTTTGATGATGAAAATGAAGAGGAGAGAAAAAAGACCGAATTAAGTTTGAAAGGTGCAAGTAAGGCAGAATTGTTAGCTGCACACAAACGAAGATCGAAGAAAGTTCGTTTAAATTGGCAGAAACATTCGAAAAAGTATTATGAACATAAATACGAGCTCAACTTTCAGATAATTGATGAATTGTACAAATGTtaa
- the LOC129909797 gene encoding tubulin-folding cofactor B, with product MSSSIVIPTTSDFVKVNVSNSKNDGVAFEKKFPKSLTIAELKEKLEIVTGGSASTMQIELYNGDRLVCKIENNDSLLGSFPIEEGMRMHVIDSFLILADEVEKFELTDTQYEQKQDSVRSFLKKNRLGKYNEEEMKQIEEKRKQAAEEEQRKADLITVGSRCKVQVKGNPTRLGTVMYKGEIDGKKGIFIGVKYDEPLGKNDGSVDGKRYFECEKNYGGFVVPSGVEIGDFPPEDTELDEI from the exons atgtcttccTCAATTGTAATACCAACAACATCAGACTTTGTAAAAGTTAACGTTTCCAATTCCAAAAACGATGGCGTTGCTTTCGAAAAGAAATTCCCAAAAAGTTTAACTATAGCTGAGCTTAAG GAAAAACTAGAAATCGTTACTGGAGGCAGTGCCTCAACCATgcaaattgaactctacaatgGAGATCGGTTAGTTTGTAAAATCGAAAATAATGATTCTCTGCTTGGTTCGTTTCCAATTGAAGAGGGAATGCGAATGCATGTTATAGATAGTTTCCTCATTCTTGCCGATGAAGTTGAAAAGTTCGAATTAACCGACACACAATACGAACAGAAGCAAGATTCTGTGAGGAGTTTCTTGAAAAAGAACCGCCTCGGCAAGTACAATGAGGAAGAGATGAAACAAATTGAAGAAAAACGCAAGCAAGCTGCTGAAGAGGAACAACGTAAAGCTGATCTTATCACAGTTGGTTCCAGGTGCAAA GTACAAGTAAAAGGAAACCCAACTCGTCTTGGAACAGTAATGTACAAAGGTGAGATTGATGgtaaaaaaggaattttcattGGAGTGAAATATGATGAACCATTGGGTAAAAATGATGGATC AGTTGATGGCAAACGCTATTTCGAATGCGAGAAAAATTATGGAGGATTTGTTGTTCCTTCAGGAGTTGAGATTGGAGATTTTCCACCTGAAGACACTGAATTGGATGAAATCTAA